One genomic region from Coregonus clupeaformis isolate EN_2021a unplaced genomic scaffold, ASM2061545v1 scaf1082, whole genome shotgun sequence encodes:
- the LOC123486235 gene encoding basic proline-rich protein-like produces the protein MLPSPGDLGSPPDPRALSSTSPPGPDPRALSSTSPPGPDPKALSSTSPPGPRAQGPLLNKPSRAQGPLLNQPSRAQGPLLNQPSRPRAQGPLLNQPSRAQGPLLNQPSRPRPQGPPLNQPSRAQGPSPQPALQGPGPSPQPALQGPGPSPQPALQGPGPSPQPALQGPGPSPQSALQAQAPGPSPSTSPPGPRAQGPLLNQPSRPQGPLLNQPSRAQGPLLNQPSRAQGPPLNQPSRPRPQGPPLNQPSRAQGPGPSPQPALQAQAPGPSPQPALQGPGPSPQPALQGPGPSPQPALQAQAPGPSPQPALQGPGPSPQPALQAQNPGPSPQPALQAPGPSPQPALQAQNPGPSPQPALQAQTPRPSPQPALQAQTPGPSPQPALQAQTPGPSPQPALQVPGPSPQPALQVPGPSPQPALQGPGPRALPSTSPPGPGPRALPSTSPPGPSPQPALQGPLLNQPSRPRPQGPPLNQPSRALSSTSPPGPSPQPALQAQAPGPSPQPALQGPLLNQPSRALSSTSPPGPSPQPALQAQAPGPSPQPALQGPLLNQPSRALSSTSPPGPSPQPALQAQAPGPSPQPALQGPLLNQPSRAFSSSSPPGPSPQPALQGPLPQPALQGPSPQPALQGPSPHPALQGPLLNQPSRAFSSSSPPGPSPQPALQGPLLNQPSRAFSQPALQGPLLNQPSRAFSSTSPPGPSPQTASPDHSSGN, from the exons ATGCTGCCCAGCCCCGGGGATCTGGGAAG CCCTCCAGACCCCAGGGCCCTCTCCTCAACCAGCCCTCCAGGCCCAGACCCCAGGGCCCTCTCCTCAACCAGCCCTCCAGGCCCAGACCCCAAGGCCCTCTCCTCAACCAGCCCCCCAGGGCCCAGGGCCCAAGGCCCTCTCCTCAACAAGCCCTCCAGGGCCCAGGGCCCTCTCCTCAACCAGCCCTCCAGGGCCCAGGGCCCTCTCCTCAACCAGCCCTCCAGGCCCAGGGCCCAGGGCCCTCTCCTCAACCAGCCCTCCAGGGCCCAGGGCCCTCTCCTCAACCAGCCCTCCAGGCCCAGGCCCCAGGGCCCTCCCCTCAACCAGCCCTCCAGGGCCCAGGGGCCCTCCCCTCAACCAGCCCTCCAGGGCCCAGGGCCCTCTCCTCAACCAGCCCTCCAGGGCCCAGGGCCCTCTCCTCAACCAGCCCTCCAGGGCCCAGGGCCCTCTCCTCAACCAGCCCTCCAGGGCCCAGGgccctcccctcaatcagccctCCAGGCCCAGGCCCCAGGGCCCTCCCCCTCAACCAGCCCTCCAGGGCCCAGGGCCCAGGGCCCTCTCCTCAACCAGCCCTCCAGGCCCCAGGGCCCTCTCCTCAACCAGCCCTCCAGGGCCCAGGGCCCTCTCCTCAACCAGCCCTCCAGGGCCCAGGGCCCTCCCCTCAACCAGCCCTCCAGGCCCAGGCCCCAGGGCCCTCCCCTCAACCAGCCCTCCAGGGCCCAGGGCCCAGGGCCCTCCCCTCAACCAGCCCTCCAGGCCCAGGCCCCAGGGCCCTCTCCTCAACCAGCCCTCCAGGGCCCAGGGCCCTCCCCTCAACCAGCCCTCCAGGGCCCAGGGCCCTCCCCTCAACCAGCCCTCCAGGCCCAGGCCCCAGGGCCCTCTCCTCAACCAGCCCTCCAGGGCCCAGGGCCCTCCCCTCAACCAGCCCTCCAGGCCCAGaacccagggccctcacctcaaCCAGCCCTCCAGGCCCCAGGGCCCTCCCCTCAACCAGCCCTCCAGGCCCAGAACCCAGGGCCCTCTCCTCAACCAGCCCTCCAGGCCCAGACCCCAAGGCCCTCTCCTCAACCAGCCCTCCAGGCCCAGACCCCAGGGCCCTCCCCTCAACCAGCCCTCCAGGCCCAGACCCCAGGGCCCTCTCCTCAACCAGCCCTCCAGGTCCCAGGGCCCTCTCCTCAACCAGCCCTCCAGGTCCCAGGGCCCTCTCCTCAACCAGCCCTCCAGGGCCCAGGGCCCAGGGCCCTCCCCTCAACCAGCCCTCCAGGCCCAGGCCCCAGGGCCCTCCCCTCAACCAGCCCTCCAGGGCCCTCTCCTCAACCAGCCCTCCAGGGCCCTCTCCTCAACCAGCCCTCCAGGCCCAGGCCCCAGGGCCCTCCCCTCAACCAGCCCTCCAGGGCCCTCTCCTCAACCAGCCCTCCAGGGCCCTCTCCTCAACCAGCCCTCCAGGCCCAGGCCCCAGGGCCCTCCCCTCAACCAGCCCTCCAGGGCCCTCTCCTCAACCAGCCCTCCAGGGCCCTCTCCTCAACCAGCCCTCCAGGGCCCTCTCCTCAACCAGCCCTCCAGGCCCAGGCCCCAGGGCCCTCTCCTCAACCAGCCCTCCAGGGCCCTCTCCTCAACCAGCCCTCCAGGGCCCTCTCCTCAACCAGCCCTCCAGGGCCCTCTCCTCAACCAGCCCTCCAGGCCCAGGCCCCAGGGCCCTCTCCTCAACCAGCCCTCCAGGGCCCTCTCCTCAACCAGCCCTCCAGGGCCTTCTCCTCATCCAGCCCTCCAGGGCCCTCTCCTCAACCAGCCCTCCAGGGCCCTCTCCCTCAACCAGCCCTCCAGGGCCCCTCTCCTCAACCAGCCCTCCAGGGCCCCTCTCCTCATCCAGCCCTCCAGGGCCCTCTCCTCAACCAGCCCTCCAGGGCCTTCTCCTCATCCAGCCCTCCAGGGCCCTCTCCTCAACCAGCCCTCCAGGGCCCTCTCCTCAACCAGCCCTCCAGGGCCTTCTCTCAACCAGCCCTCCAGGGCCCTCTCCTCAACCAGCCCTCCAGGGCCTTCTCCTCAACCAGCCCTCCAGGGCCCTCTCCTCAAACAGCCTCTCCGGACCACAGTTCTGGGAACTAA